From Triticum aestivum cultivar Chinese Spring chromosome 4A, IWGSC CS RefSeq v2.1, whole genome shotgun sequence, a single genomic window includes:
- the LOC100682464 gene encoding uncharacterized protein, protein MYSLRLATSGSTALGFTLGRFGGKTGGGAAAGGLAAPAAAAQVGRRSVSATSNAAAPVPGDQGVGMDPSKQQQQHKPHAPAGGQQGDDVHKTTTAHGDVMTHSFGEGYSTRSDEEGFGGVYGQNDPVLNPGTEVHPNHPEYDKSQGSEVKEKEKARHLKDDKHAT, encoded by the exons ATGTACTCGCTCAGGCTCGCTACCAGCGGCAGCACAGCACTCGGCTTCACGCTCGGCCGGTTCGGCGGGAAGACAGGCGGCGGCGCCGCAGCAGGAGGACTAGCGGCACCCGCAGCGGCGGCGCAAGTAGGGAGGAGGAGCGTCTCCGCGACGTCGAACGCCGCCGCGCCGGTGCCAGGCGACCAGGGCGTCGGCATGGACccgagcaagcagcagcagcagcacaagccCCACGCGCCGGCGGGGGGACAGCAGGGCGACGACGTGCACAAGACCACCACTGCTCACGG GGACGTGATGACCCACTCGTTCGGGGAGGGGTACTCGACGAGGTCGGACGAGGAGGGGTTCGGAGGGGTCTACGGCCAGAACGACCCGGTGCTCAACCCTGGGACCGAAGTGCACCCCAACCATCCTG AGTATGACAAGTCGCAGGGATCGGAggtgaaggagaaggagaaggcgcGCCATCTCAAGGACGACAAGCACGCGACCTAG